CGATTGCCTGTTTTATCTTCCCTGTAAAAAATATTCAATTAAGTGCAGCTCACAAAGCTAGTTTATCTCGTTGGACAGTTGATAGTTTTATTGAAAAAAAAGTGCTGTTTATTTCGTTTATTGCCTTTTTAATGGGACTTTCTTATTCAAGCGTCCTTTCATTTCTTTCCTCTTATGCCAAAGTGATCGATCTAGTCGGTGCTAGTTCCTTTTTCTTTGTGGTCTATGCGCTGGTGATCACAGCGACTCGGCCAATGTCTGGCAGAATCTTTGATGCGCGTGGTGAAAATGCGGTGATGTATCCTAGTTTTGTCTTTCTAACGGCAGGATTACTCTTATTGAGCGTAACCACAAGTGGTTGGATGTTGCTTGTTTCAGGTGGATTGATTGGTTTAGGTTATGGTACGTTCATGTCTAATGGTCAAGCAATTTGTTTAAAAGCTAGTCCCAATAGTCATCGCATCGGTATTGCGTTGTCTACTTACTTCATTGGCTTAGATCTTGGTTTGGGTGTTGGCCCTTACGTTTTAGGAGAATTACAGAGAGTGCTATCATTCCAAGGATTATACTTCGTTGCAGGGTTGATTCCAGTGATTTGTACAATTCTTTACGCCTTGTTTTACCAATCAAAAGCACCCACTTACGAAAATAAATTGAACGAACAGTAAAGGAGATACAAGATGAATACAGATGAACGTATGCTTGAGGTTTTACAACAAACTTTAGCTAAAATAGAAGAATTGAACGCACGCTTAGGTCATATCGAAAAAGACCTTACATCGATCGATAAGTATCAGATGAATATGAATCACTACGCACAAGCAATCGAGATGGCCACAGAAAATAATAATATCATGTGATAAATCAATGATGAGAAAAGAAGCTCGGGAAACTAAGCTTCTTTTCTCGTCATTTTTTGTTTTTTCTCATTTAATTATTGTATATTTTTATTTATTATTTATTATTTAATAATAAGCAGTATGATTTGCAGAGGAGGTTATAAACTATGAAAGGTTTTTTTATGAGGAAAAGTGATCAGCACAAATTTGAACTATTCAAACTGATTTTATTTAGTAAAAATGGTATTTCTGTCAATCCACTCTCAGAGAAATCTGATATATCATTGAATCTAATTTACCAAAAACTTAAAGCACTTAACAATGATTTAGCCGAAATTTTTTCTTCTAACAAGGTTCGTCTAATTAAAAATAATACTTTTTTCACCATTTTGATAGATGAGTCGTTAAATATAAATTTTGTTATTGATACGTTAAGACTCCATTATATACAACAATCCCATGAGTATTTGATTTTCCATTCTATTTTAACGAACTATTTTAGCAGTGTGGAAGCACTTTCTCAAAAAATCAATTTAAGCGTTGCTCAAACTTATAAAAGCTTAAATGCGATCAATAGAGCCTTAGGTTATTTCGGTGTAAAACTCATTTTTACAGGTGAAAAATCCCATTCAAATTTTCAGGGTTTAGAAATAAATATTCGATTATTTCTTTTTTATTATTATTGGGCTATTTTTAAGGGAATCATTTGGCCGTTCAGGGAATCTTTAAGCTACCTTAAAGAGATCGATGTGCCTATAGACAATATTTCCGAATCCCAAAAAGTACGTTTAAACTATTATCAAACTCTCAGTACATGGAGGATTTTTTATAGGAATAAACTAGTAACCCTTGATTCTGATTTTTTAGAAGTCGCTCAGTTAATGAATACAATTCATCCAATAAAATTTTCAGTTGACATGAATATTTCTGAAGCAGCCCTTATTCAAGAAGAAAGTTATTTTGGCTTTTTATGTCGGTTTTACATCTACAATAGTGACACAAAAGCTCAGAAGCTAGACATTGCAAGAGCTTTTATTCAATCTGATTTGCCGATTTCTAAGAGTTGCACATTTATATTAGATAGAATTTATACAACTTATTCTATTGAACCTACTTATGAGGATTACCTTTTTTCTTATCACTCACTCCTAGTTATGTTGACCTTCATTACGTATCTAGATATTGATAATACTGACTTGTTTGAACATAACCAGAATCTCACCGAATTAGGTACTGATTTTGCTGACTTTCCGCAAATGGAAGCCGAACTTTCAGAGCTTGCGAAACAATTATTTTCTGAAGCACCTTATCTCGGTGAATTAAAATCAAAAGGTTCTTTCACATACATGGTCTATTTATTCTATTTCATTATAGATTATTCTAAAAAGCCGCAACAACTAAAAATTTTTATTCAATATTCAAAAAATCATATTACTACTGCAGAAATAGAGCGAAGTCTTTCAAGTTTCTTTAGCTCTGAATCGATTGCTTTCGTTGACGATATTAACCAATCGGATTTTCTGATTTCTGACTGCTATGAAAAAGGCTAT
The Enterococcus silesiacus DNA segment above includes these coding regions:
- a CDS encoding multidrug MFS transporter, with the translated sequence MTEHSEEKLFNKGFISITLINFVVYLVYYLLMVIIAVIAQDTLHASLGQAGLASGIYIIGTLFARLFMGKMLELLGRKAVLRYGALFYLITTIAYLYIPSIGILYFVRLLNGFGYGTVSTATNAIVTAYIPKSKHGEGINYYGLSTSLAAAIGPFIGMILLNTTSFYFIILFSIVLIFLTTIACFIFPVKNIQLSAAHKASLSRWTVDSFIEKKVLFISFIAFLMGLSYSSVLSFLSSYAKVIDLVGASSFFFVVYALVITATRPMSGRIFDARGENAVMYPSFVFLTAGLLLLSVTTSGWMLLVSGGLIGLGYGTFMSNGQAICLKASPNSHRIGIALSTYFIGLDLGLGVGPYVLGELQRVLSFQGLYFVAGLIPVICTILYALFYQSKAPTYENKLNEQ